Part of the Erwinia amylovora genome is shown below.
TTTACTCAACTTCCTGCTCTCCGCGGCTCCCGGCGGTCGATCCCCGGACAATCAGTTCGCCGCTGAATCGCTGTTCATCAATCGGGGCATCATCACCCTCAATGCGCCTCAAAACCTGTTCAAGGGCGGCGTAGCCCATCTGCCAGGTCGGCTGTTTCAGCGTGGTGATGCCTACGCCGGCCAGCTCGGCCCAGTCCAGCTCATCAAAGCCCAACAGGCCAATGTGCTGGCCCCAGTTGAGATCAAGACGGCGCAGCGCGCGGGCGACCTGAAGCGTCAGTGCGCCGTTGACCACCATCACCGCGCAGGGGGCGGCGTGATGGCGCTGATGGAATTCGCGCAGCACCTGCTCCAGCCGCTGACTGTCACCCGATGCGATTTCAGCCAGCTCCGCAACCCGTTGTGGCTGCTGTGCCATGCACTGGCGGAAGCTGTTTGCGCGCTCCAGCCGGGTATTGACCAGGCCCAGCGGTTCGCTGATAAACAGCAGCGCCCGGTAGCCCCGTGCCAGCAGGTGTTCGGTCGCCAGCCACGCAGCAGCATGATTATCCAGACCGATAACGTCACAATGAAAATCGGCAATTTTACGGTCGATCAATACCATCGGCAGCTGCGACTGCTGTAGCTGGCTCAGCGCCTCTTCGCGCATCCCCACCGCGTTAACCACAATCCCCTCTACCTGGTAGCTGTTCAACAGATTGAGGTAATGCTGTTCCAGATCGATTTCATTATTGGTATTACACATCAGAAGGGTGAAGCCGTTGGCGCGGCAGGCGGCTTCAATACCGCTCAGCATATTGATTGAATAGGGATTGGTAATATCCGCGATAATCAGGCCGATTAAGCGTGTGCGCCCGCGTTTCAGGCCACGCGCCATCTGACTGGGGCGATAGTTAAGTTGGGTAATGGCGCGTTCAATGCGCGTTTTGAGATCGGTCGATAATGCGCTTAGTTCGCCGTTAAGATAGCGGGAAACGCTGGTTTTTCCGGTATTGGCGGCTTTAGCAACATCGCTGATGGTGGCTTTGGCGGCTTTACGGTTCATGGTGTTCCCCGGGGTTAACAATAGATCGAGACTATCATAACTGCCGCACCAAATCAGGTTTCAGCTTAAATGGTCAGGGCATCTGAAGGGCAGAGAGATATTCATTTCCGGTTGTTTGTCATACCGTTAATGGCAACGGGGAAATGATAAAGCCCTGCCCTGCAAGGACGAAGCCGGTCGAATTACTGCAGCGGGCTAAGCGTAATTTCAACGCGTCGGTTTTGCGCTTTACCTTCGGCGCTGCTGTTAGAGGCGACAGGATTATCCGGGCCCATGCCGTTGGTGCGTACGCGGTTAGCGGCGACACCCTGAGCGATCAAGGCGCTGCCTACGCCATCAGCACGTTGCTGCGAGAGGTTCATATTCAGCTGGCGGCTGCCGCTGCTATCGGTGTACCCGACAACGTTAACGGCGGTTTTCGGGTACTCTTTCAGCACCATCGCCACCCCTGTCAGGGTATTGGCACCCGCCGGCTTCAGCGTACTGCTGCTGGAGTCAAAGGTGACATTATTAGGCATGTTCAGCACGATATTGTCGCCACTGCGCGTCACGCTTACGCCGGTGCCTTTCATCTTGTCACGCAGTTTCGCTTCCTGCACATCCATATAATAGCCCGCACCGCCGCCCAGCGCCGCGCCTGCTGTGGCACCGATCAGCGCGCCTTTGCCGCGATCTTTTTTCGAGGAGGAGAGCATCCCCACCCCGGCACCCAGTGCAGCACCGATGCCCGCGCCAATACCGGACTTGCCTGCTTCGCGCTCGCCGGTGTAAGGGTTAGTGGTACAGCCCGTCAGGGCAACAGTTCCGCTCAATAGCAGGGCGAGAGTCATAACGCTTTTTTTCTTCATGGGGTTCCCTTTCATTACAGCAATTGGACAACGATGCCCGTTAACAGGCCAATTATGCTGCTGAAACAAGGGTTAATGGGTTAGGCTAATTCCCAAATTGATCACCCGTGGCTATTTTTTGTTGTCGGGATGGCGAAAACAGCCGCTGACGTGCTCGCAAAGCAGCCCGCATGCCTGCATAAATGAGTAACAGGTGGTGGAGCCGACAAACTTGAAGCCGCGCTTTTTCAATGCTTTTGACATGGCGTCGGAAGCTGCGCTGGTGGTCGGTATGTGGCGATAGTCGCTAAAATGGCTTATTTGCGGCCGATGTTCGACGAAGCTCCAGATAAACGCCTCAAAAGGTTCTCCGGCTGCTTCCATCCGCAGCAGGGCGCGGGCATTGGCAATAATTGCAGCAATCTTGCCGCGATGGCGGATAATACCGCGCTCTTGCATTAGCCGCTCGATATCCGCCTCATCCATCTTTGCCACCGCCTGCACATCAAAACGGTGAAACAGACGGCGATAGTTCTCACGTTTTTTTAGTACCGTCAGCCAGGACAGCCCGGCGACCTGGCCTTCAAGGCAGATCATCTCAAATAATGATTGCGTGTCGGTTTGAGGAACGCCCCATTCACTGTCGTGGTAGGCAACATACAGCGGGTCGTCAGACACCCAGCCGCAACGTTGCATGGCGCTCTTCCCCATAGTGGAAATGTATGAATTCAGCTGGCGGGCGGCTCGGTCCGCGCAAAGCTGTCACGCTGAAACAGGGTGGTGACCAGCGCAACCAGCTGTGGACGACCCACGCACCAGTCGGGTGCTACCCGGCGGAAATTCAGGTAGCCCAGCGTGCAGGCAGTGGCGATATCCGCCAACGTGAGCTGCGTGCCGTTCAACCCCAATCCCTCTGCGGCTGCGGCTTCAAGCGCGTCCAGCCCACGCTTGATTTTATCGCGCTGGCGCAGCATTTCATCAGCGCACTGCTGGCTCGGGTCTTTTTGCTGCTCCCGCACGATAAGCAGTGCGGCATCACATACCCCATCGGCCAGCGTCTCCAGCTGGCGCACCGCCAGCGCAGATTGGGGATCGGCCGGCAAAAAGGCCGGTTCAGGATGGTGCAGTTCGAGCCAAGAGGCGATAATCGGCGAGTTAAACCAGGTGCTCCCCGCATCGGTGACCAGCGCCGGGACCTTGCCTAACGGGTTGTAGTCTTTAACATGGCTTTCAGCATGCCACGGCGACTGGTTAACAAACTCAAAAGTGATCCCTTTTTCCAGCAGCAGCACTGAAATTTTGCGGACATACGGGCTGGTGTAATTACCAATGAGCTTCATCGTTATTCCCCCGGGAATAAAAAAGGATTTAAACTGCTACGGGCAAAACCTTCCTGCTCCATGCGTGCATCAAGGATAAGCGATGCCAGATCATCCGCAACCGGGTCGACCGCCGGATCCTTTTCCTGATGCAGCAGTTTCAGCCACGTACCGCAGTCGCCGCAGCTTTCAGCCTTGATCGCCGCACTGTCGAGCGACCAGTAATGCAGGTCACGCGTTTGTTCACAGTTGCTACAACGGGCCTCCGTCACATGCCACTCGCTTTCGCACAGATTGCAGTGCAGGTAGCGCACGCCGTCCATATGCACCATGCCGGAGACCGGCACGCTGGCGCATACCGGGCAAAACTGGCGCTGCCCACCAGCCTGAACCCGCGCCTTGCCTGGAATAAGCGCGGCCATCTGTGCCCAACAGATTGACAGGGCGGCCCAGATAAACGGCGCTTTATCACTGTTTACTTTAGCGAACTCATTGGCAAATAGCGCGCTGGCCATGGCTTCCAGCTCGGCAGATGAAGATTTCTCCAGGTTTTCCAGCACCGAAAGCGCCTGACCGGTCATTTCCGGCTTAAGCTCGGCAATCAGCGAATGCAGCAGCCGCTGCCAGTGCGCATCGCGTGGTTGGGTGGTGATATCAAGCGGAGGTTTGCCGAGGCGGGCGCTTTCCTCCAGGCGGGCGAGCAGATCCATCCGCAGCGGATGGTCGTACAGCACGACTTCCTGCGCGCTGGCAATGACCGCAGCAAAACGCAGATAGTCGCCCAAAGGATTTTTTGCTGCCAGCTGGCGCAAGCGCGCGGCGCGCCGGCTGTAAGAATGCTTCAGCCTGGGGAAAAGTAAGGGCGGGATGGCGTCATCCACCGTCCGATCGCTTTTCTCCTGTGGATCTTGCGGGATAATGCGAATCGTCATCAGAGACCTTTTTCGGTTGTTTATAGCTGTTTTGCCGTGTGCGCACGCGGCAATAGCAAATTTATTTCGCCCGGCCGATCGCAGCGAAGTCATCGTACCAGATGAAACGGGGCAGTTATCATCAAGAATACCCGCTTCTGGCGGAGATTATAGTCCCCGCCAGCGCCGGATTCTGCTTTTTTGCCGGAATCAGCCCAGTGCATCGTGCAAATTCTTGAGATTTGTCTGTCGCGCACGAACAAAATAGCTGCGCTGACAGAGTACGGCTGAATAATTTTTGCGGCGCTGGCGTTGAAAGCTCACAATGAAGAAAATGCGTTTTTTAGCCGCATATGACGATAACCAGGCCACCGCAATGTGTGGCGCAGATGATGAGTGCATTTCGTGAATGACAAACAGCAAGAAAGCGAAAACCAGGGTCAGAAACAGACCGGCGCACAGCAGGTGATGGTGTGGCAGCGTGGTGCGCGACAGCAGCCGCAACCGGACTGGCTGGCGGAAGAGGTGCCGGTAGCGCTGGTCTATAACGGCATTTCCCATGTGGTGATGATGGCCACGCCAAAGGATCTGGCCGCCTTTGCTGTCGGATTCTCGTTGTCGGAAGGAATTATCGCGGTGCCGGGCGATATTTACGCGATTGATATTGTGCCAGCCTGCAACGGTATTGAAGTCCGGGTAGAGTTGTCCAGCCGCCGTTTTATGGCGCTGAAGGCGCAGCGGCGGGCGATGGCCGGGCGTACCGGCTGCGGCGTATGCGGTGTGGAACAGTTGGCGGAGATCGGTAAACCGCTTCAGCCACTGCCGTTTACCCGGCATTTTGACCTCGGTCAGCTGGATAGCGCACTGCGCCAGCTAAAGGATTTCCAGCCGGTAGGGCAGTTAACCGGTTGTACTCACGCCGCGGCATGGATTGATCCGGACGGACGGCTGCGCGCCGGCTGCGAAGATGTTGGCCGCCATGTGGCGCTGGACAAGCTGCTCGGCATCCGCAGTCAGGCCGAATGGGCCAGAGCGGACGGCGCATTGCTGGTATCCAGTCGCGCCAGCTATGAAATGGTACAAAAAGCCGCCATGTGCGGGGTGGAGATCCTGTTTGCCGTCTCTGCCGCAACTCGCCTGGCGGTGGAGGTCGCAGAGCGCAGCAATCTGACGCTGGCAGGCTTCAGTAAACCGGGCCGCGCGACAATCTATACTCATCCGCAGCGACTGGTCGGGGCCAGTACGACCTCTGGCAGCACCTGATTCAGGGCAACAAATGCCGGCAGCGCGGCCGCACTGCTGTCGGTCACCAGCGTGCTGACCTGATGGATGCCGGCATAGTTCAGGCGGCTGTTGATGCCGAGTTTACTGTGGTCGGCCAACAGGATCAGGCGGCTGGCCTGATGGGTCATCGCTCTGGCAATCGCGGCTTCATGGGGATGAAAGCTGCTGGCCCCGTGATTTTGCTCAATCCCGACCGGGGAGAGCAGCGCCACATCGGCGCGATAACGGTAAATCTCACCGACGGTCAGCTCTCCGCGCGTCTCTTGCGCACCGGCCTGCATACTGCCTCCTAACAGAATCACCTGGTTGTTCAGCGTTTCATCCTCTTCCGCCGCGCAAAGCTTTAACGCGGCATTCAGGCTGTTGGTAATCACCGTCAGGCCGGACATGGTACGCAGCTCTTCCGCCAGCATGGTGGTGGTACTGCCGGCATCAAGGAATACCGTCTGACCGGGCTGCAACAGACGGGCGGCGGTGCGCGCAATGGCGCGTTTTTCTTTCGCCATCACCGAACTGCGCACCGTTAGCGGCGGTTCAGGCGTGGCGTCCAGCGCCACCAGCCCGCCGTGAACGCGTTTAGCCAGCCCCTGTGCTTGCAGCACAATAATATCTCGCCGGGCGGTTTCCCGCGAAATGCCCAGCTCTTTGATGATTCGTTCGGTGCTGACCTGGCCCAGGGTGCTGAGCAGCGCCCGGATGCGATGTAAGCGTGTTTCCTGCAGCATAATTCAGATTCCCTGACGACAACTCACGGCTACAGCCTAACCGATCATGTGCCACTCTGCATGTGTATTTTATTGCGTTTGTGTATTTTATTGCATTTTGCTCAAAATTTGCCATGATGGGGGCAGACAGCGCTGACTGCCTGCCGGCAGGCGAACCTCAATTTTGCTACGGGAGTGATCATGGCTACACGTTCAACTATCATGGATACCAACAGTTTTCGCGCCGAGCATGCCGACGGTCTGAGCGCGGACGTGCGCAAACTGACGGATAAACGCAGCCAGGTGCTGGGCGAGTCTTACCGTCTGTTCTACCGTAAGCCGGTTCATCTGGTGCGTGGTAAGGGCCAGTATCTGTGGGATGCTGCAGGAGATAAGTACCTTGATGTGTATAACAACGTTGCCAGTATTGGTCACTGTCATCCGGCGGTGATTGATGCGGTGTACCAGCAGATGAATCAGCTGAACACCCATACCCGCTATCTGCATGAAGCGATCCTCGACTACTCCGAACAGCTGCTGGCTACCGCACCGGCGGCGATCGACCGCGCCATGTACATGTGCACCGGGTCGGAAGCCAACGACCTGGCCATCCGCGTGGCACGGGCTTACAGCGGCGGCAGCGGGATCATCGTCACCCAGGAGTCTTATCATGGCACCAGCGACCTGACGTCCGGGGTTTCCCCGGCGCTGGGCAGCGGGCAGCCGCTGGCAGCCACCACGCGCCTGGTGCCGCCGCCGGATCGCTACCGCGTTGATGCAGCGGATCTCGGTGCCTGGTTTGCCGATCGGATCCAGCAGCAGATTGATGATATGGCCGCACACGGCATCAAATTTGCCGGATTCCTTGCCGATTCGATCTTCTCCTCCGACGGCGTGCTGCCGGGGCCAAAAGGGTTCCTGCAGCAGGCCATCGACGTGGTACATCGTAACGGCGGCATCTTCATTGCGGATGAAGTACAGCCCGGATTCGCCCGTACCGGCGAAGCGTTCTGGGGTTTTGCCCGACACCATGTGGTGCCGGATATCATCACCACCGGCAAGCCGATGGGTAATGGCATTCCGGTGTCCGGGCTGCTGGCGAAAAGCGATGTGCTGGCAGCGTTCAGCGATGATATTCCTTATTTCAATACCTTCGGCGGCAACCCGGTAGCCATGGCGGCGGCACAGGCGGTGCTGAAGGTTATTAAAGAGGAAGAGCTTCAGGAACACAGTCGCGTTGTCGGCGCGAAATTGCTCAACGAGCTGGCAATGCTGAAAGAGAAATATGAGTGCGTGGGCGACGTGCGGGGTTCCGGCCTGTTTATTGGTTTTGAGCTGGTCAAAGACAAAGCCGGCAAAACGCCGGACAAGCAGCTGGCGCTGGATGTCACCGAGATGCTGCGTGAGGATCGCGTGCTGACCTCCGTCGCCGGGCCGTATGGTAATGTGCTGAAGCTGCGCCCGCCGTTGGCGTTTCAGCAAAGTGACATCGACTGGCTGGTGGGTGCGCTCGATAAGTCGCTGGCGGCACTGAGCCGTTAAAAGCTCCTTAGATCATTTGCTTGTAACCTGGCGGATAAAGATATAACGCCGTTACCGAGCGCGTTGTCACTGATACCCTTATGAATGGCGGGGCATTGATAACCCTTTTACCACGGGTTTATTTAACTATAATGATCCGACTGCTTACGTGGTGCTGATGAGCAACTCGCAGCACCGCCCTACATGACTGGAGATGAAGAACATGAGTTATACACTACCATCCCTGCCCTATGCCTACGACGCGCTGGAACCCCATTTCGACAAGCAGACGATGGAAATCCACCACACCAAACACCATCAAGCCTACGTGAACAACGCCAATGCCGCGCTGGAAGGTACCGAGTTCGCTAACCTGCCGGTTGAAGAGCTGATCGCCAAACTGGACCAGCTGCCAGCCGATAAGAAAGGCCCACTGCGTAATAACGCGGGTGGCCACGCTAACCACAGCTTCTTCTGGAAAGGTTTGAAAACCGGCACCTCTCTGGGCGGCGATCTCAAAGCAGCCATCGAGAGAGATTTCGGTAGCGTTGACGCCTTCAAGGCAGAATTCGAAAAAGCGGCAACCACCCGTTTCGGTTCCGGCTGGGCGTGGCTGGTGAAAAAAGGCGACAAGCTGGCGGTGGTTTCTACCGCTAACCAGGACAGCCCGCTGATGGGTGAAGCCATCTCTGGTGCATCCGGCACTCCGATCATCGGCCTGGATGTGTGGGAACACGCCTACTACTTGAAATACCAGAACAAACGCCCTGACTACATCAAGGCTTTCTGGGACGTGGTGAACTGGGATCGGGCAGCAGAGAACTTCGCCGCCGCTAAGTAACCGAGTCCACGACGATAACCGGTGACCTGTTCGCCGGTTTTTTTGCCTGCCAGCGACATCCCTTTTCTGACCTTCGATTTGCTTAATCAAATTTCACCACAAACCAGCACAACCACCCTCAAATCAGCGTTACTCCGCTGTTTTCTACTGATTAAACCCCAGGCCCCAGCGCTAAAGGCTGTAGTTTATGGACATCTGGATGGCTAAGAATCGTTTGTGTTAGCTTATTCCTTTTCGTTAGTTGCTTGCCGTGACAATCCATTAAAAAATGCGGCTCATTCACTTGTTTCAGCCAGAGAAAATACGCCTATGACAGCGATAAATCGCCTTGAAATGCGCCAGATTTCGATCGGTTTCGGCGGTTTTACGGCGCTTAAATCCGTCGATTTGACCCTTGAAGGGCATTCTGTCCATGCGTTGACCGGAGCCAACGGTGCCGGAAAGTCCACGCTGATGGCGGTGCTTTCTGGCGCGCACGACCATTACAGTGGAGAGATCCTGCTCGACGGCCAGCCGGTGACGATCCGTAGCCCACGCGATGCCAGGCAGTTGGGCATTCACCTGGTGCAGCAGGAAGTCGATGTGGCATTGGTTCCCGGCCTGAGCGTGGCGGAGAACATCATGTTGGATCGGCTGGCGGAAGGAGGGCATATCCTCCGCTGGGGCGAGATGCGCCGTCAGGCACGGGTATTGCTGTCGCAGCTGGGCGTACAGACAGACGTGCGCCGCAAGGTGGAACGGTGCTCGCTGGCGGAAAAACAGCAGATCCTGCTGGCGCGCGCGTTGTCGCATCACTGCCGTTTTCTGATCCTTGATGAACCCACCGCTCCCCTTAACCAGCATGAAAGCGCCAGGCTGTTTGCCGTGTTGCGTCAGCTGCAAAGCCAGGGGATTGGCGTGGTGTTTATCTCCCACCGCATCCACGAACTGATGGCAATCTGCGACCGGCTAACGGTGCTGCGCGACGGGGAACGGGTCGGGAGCGGCGCAATGCAGGGACTGAGCGCGGAACAGATTATTGAGCAGATGATCGGTCATCGGCTTGGCGACCTCTATCCGCCGCGCCGCGCGCCGTTCAGCACGGAAAAACTGCTGCATGTTGCCGGGCTGCATGATGAGAAACTGCTTCAGGATATTAACCTGACCTTGCATAAAGGCGAGATCCTTGGCATTGCCGGACTGGCCGGAGCGGGAAAAACCGAGCTGTGCAAGGCGCTGTTTGGCGCCAGCCGCTGCCGGGTACAGCATGCCAGGCTGCACGGTCAGCCGTGGCAACCCTCTTCCCCCCATGCGGCGGTGGCAAACCGTATGGCGCTGATCCCGGAAGAGCGTCGCAAAGAGGGGGTTTTTATCGCCGAGTCGGTGATGATGAACCTTAGCGTGAGCGCGGATAACCGTTTTTCGCGCTGGGGTCTGTTCGGTCATCGCCTGGCATGGCGCTGGGCTGAAGAGGTGATTGCGCGTTTGGGGATCCGTACTACCGGACCGCGGCAAACGCTGCGCAGCCTGTCTGGTGGCAACCAACAGAAAGTCGCCATCGGCAAATGGCTGTGCAATGACGCGGATATTTGGATTTTTGACGAACCGACCAAAGGCGTGGATATCAAGGCTAAAACCGATCTGTTCGCCCTGATAGACGGGCTGGCGCGCGAGGGCAAAGGCATCATTTATGCCTCTGGCGAATTTGCCGAGCTGACTGGCCTGTGCGATCGCATCTGCGTGCTGTGGGATGGCAGAATTGTGGCAGAAATAGCCGCCGACGCCGCCGATGAACAGACTCTTTTACATTATTCTACCGGAGGAACGCCTGCGTGAGCAGCAAAGAACTTTCCCTGAAAGCGGCTCCGTCCGCACGGCATCAGTTATTTGATTTTCTCTATAAGTGGGGAATGTTATTAACGGTAGTCGCATTAATTGCTGGTTTCGGCATCGCCTCGGACAGCTTTCTTGAACCGACCAATATCATCAATATTTTACGCTCTATAGCGATAGTGACGGTGATGGCGGTTGGCGTATCGATTTCGCTGACCATCGGGGGTTTTGACCTTTCGGTTGGCTCCACCGCGTCGTTGGCGAACTCATTGGTTATCTCGCTGTTCGTCTGGTACGGCTTCGGCCCGACTCAGGCCATCGCTCTGACTCTGCTGCTGTGTACCCTGGTTGGCCTGTTTAATGCTTTTATGATCGTAGTGTTGAAGATCCCCGACATGCTGGCAACGCTTGCCAGCCTGTTTGTGGTACAGGGTGTGGCGATGACATACAGCTATGGGGGATCGATTACCGAAAATATGGTTCTGCCCAATGGTGATATGGCCGCCGGAACCCTACCGTCAGCGTTTTCACTACTTGGGCAGGTGCCGATCATCGTTATCGTGATGCTGGCGGTGACCATAGTGGCACAGCTGTTGATGTCGCTAACCAAACATGGCCGCCGCATGTATGCCATCGGTGGTAACCCAGAAGCAGCAAGGCTTTCCGGCATTCGCACAGGTCGTTATCGCGTGCTGGCCTATGTGATTTCGGCGTTGCTGGCCGGGCTGGGTGGTATTTTGCTGGCATCACGCATAGGTTCATCGCAGATTAACGCCGGCGGTGGTTATCTGATGGATGCCGTGGCAGCGGCGTGGATAGGATTATCGCTCGCTGGTGCGGGCAAGCCCAACGCGCTGGGAACATTGCTGGGCGCGGTTATTCTGGGAGTATTACAAAATGGCCTGGTGATGCTGTCCGTACCTTACTACGCGATGGATATTATCAAAGGCCTGGTGCTGGCGGTTGCGCTGGCTATCACTTACGTTCAGCGCGTGCCGGGCGCGTAGCTTTCAACAGGGGTAGTAAAATGAAAAAATTCGCTTTATCTCTGCTGGCCTTGAGCCTGCTCACCGCTTCACCGGCCTTCGCGGCCGTACCTGCGGCAATCGCTAACCACTCAGGCCCGGTGCGTATTGCGGTGATCCGTAACCTCGGTTCCGACGACAACACCACCCAGTTTGTCGCCGGAGCCGTTCAGGAAGGCCGCAAGCTGGGCTTCAAGGTCAGCACGTTCCTGAGCAACGGAGACGATGCCCGCTTCCAGGACTTTGTGAATCAGGCCATTAGTCAGAAGTACGACGGTATTATTCTGTCACATGGCAAAGACCCTTATTCAACCGCACTGGTGAAACGCATTTCTGATACCGGGATCAAAGTGTCGGTGTTTGATACACCCGTCAACCAGCCGATTGCTGGCGTGACGGTGACGGCGCAGGATGATGCTTCGCTGGCACAGCTCTCCCTTAACCAACTGGTGAAAGATAGCAACGGTAAGGCGAATATAGTCAAACTGTGGGTTGCGGGCTTCCCGGCTATGGAGCGGCGTCAGGTCGTTTATGAGCAGATGCTGAAAGCGAATCCGGGCATTCACCAACTGGAGTCAATTGGTGCGGTTTCATCTGACGTGCAGGGCGACACGGCCAATAAGATAGGCGCTATTCTGGCGAAGTATCCTAAAGGCAGTATTAATGCAATTTGGGGATCGTGGGATGCGTTCGCCCAAGGAGCTTATAAAGCTCTGCAAGAGAACGGGCGTACCGAGATTAAACTTTACAGCATTGATGTTTCCAATCAGGATTTGCAGCTGATGCACGAGAGAAACAGTCCGTGGAAGCAGACGGCAGCGGTAGACAGTAAGCTGATTGGTGCGACAAATATGCGGCTTGTTGCCAATAAAATTGGCGGCGAGGCAACGCCGGCCAGCTTTCAGTTTAAAGCTGCGGCTATCTCACAGGTCGATCTGGCTGCCCAAAGTGGGGCAGTTAGCGTTGCCACTCTGAGTAAAATCATTCCGGGCTGGGGGGCATCGGACGACTTTGTGGCCCCGTGGTTTGCCGACCTTGAAGCGCAGTACGCGAAAAAGTAGTACAGGTACGTCATCTTGTAAAATAAGGGGTTATCTGCTTCAGGGGTAGATCCCTCAATTAACCTTAAAATGCTGACCATTAGCGGTGGTCAGCAGGCTGGCGTGGCAGTTCAAAAGATAGTAGTAACTCGACGTAGTTAAAAGAATGAGCGGACCTCTCGCCGCTCGCGCATGTTCACAGCAATGCCATAAGTGAAATGGTTTACTTTAAACGGCACCTGTCCATTCAGGATGCACTAAGAAGATTATCAAGTGGCTTCTGCCGTTATGGGAATGGCGTAACAGACTGTTATTGTTCATCGGGCGAGAAAATCAAACGGAAATAAGTATTATCTTAAATATGATGGTGGCGCTGCTTCTGCGTTGACTGAATATTAAGCTCTCACTTTATGCTTTTACACAACCATCTTTAATTCATTAAATCAGCCATGCCTGGCTAAGATTTATCACTATTTGCAGACTGGAAGAATAAAAGTCAATTCACTGTTGTGGTGACCAGATATCAAGGGTTATTAAAACCACCAGGAACCAGCTTCTGGGTTATGGGACTAAAGTTTTTTTTTCTTATTCAATGGGGCTAACAAGGCTTTCAGGTTGGTAATAATAAAGCCTGATTGACGATGGATGGATTTTTCCACACTGACCACGGCGTCAAGTCGAAAGCCGACTTTAGGGATGGTGGTAATCATTATTTCTGTCACCGCCAGCTGTGAGAATGCTTTTCTCAGCAGGCTGATATGGTTGCTTAAGTTGCTGCCAGAAGGGGTGAGATCGTGATCTTCCCACACTTTTTTTATCAAATCCTCGCGCGTCATTATTTCACCAGCGTGAATAATTAATTCAGTCAATAATCTTGTTCCAGGCCTGGATAGCTGTAACGTTGAGTCACTGTTATCAGTCAGTTTCAGTAACCCATTTAATGAATCAAAACAGAGGTTATGATTAATAATGTAGTTCATTTTTTCCACCAGCCAAATAAGTTTTTTTGTCATCGCACTGTCTGCACCGCGCAAGCTGTTTGCGGTTTCCTGTAACTAAGAGCCATTTAAATATTGTTAAGCCAGGTTTGACATTCCGGGCATCATATTGGTAAAGCTAA
Proteins encoded:
- a CDS encoding winged helix-turn-helix domain-containing protein encodes the protein MTKKLIWLVEKMNYIINHNLCFDSLNGLLKLTDNSDSTLQLSRPGTRLLTELIIHAGEIMTREDLIKKVWEDHDLTPSGSNLSNHISLLRKAFSQLAVTEIMITTIPKVGFRLDAVVSVEKSIHRQSGFIITNLKALLAPLNKKKKL
- a CDS encoding ABC transporter permease, giving the protein MSSKELSLKAAPSARHQLFDFLYKWGMLLTVVALIAGFGIASDSFLEPTNIINILRSIAIVTVMAVGVSISLTIGGFDLSVGSTASLANSLVISLFVWYGFGPTQAIALTLLLCTLVGLFNAFMIVVLKIPDMLATLASLFVVQGVAMTYSYGGSITENMVLPNGDMAAGTLPSAFSLLGQVPIIVIVMLAVTIVAQLLMSLTKHGRRMYAIGGNPEAARLSGIRTGRYRVLAYVISALLAGLGGILLASRIGSSQINAGGGYLMDAVAAAWIGLSLAGAGKPNALGTLLGAVILGVLQNGLVMLSVPYYAMDIIKGLVLAVALAITYVQRVPGA
- a CDS encoding sugar ABC transporter ATP-binding protein; amino-acid sequence: MTAINRLEMRQISIGFGGFTALKSVDLTLEGHSVHALTGANGAGKSTLMAVLSGAHDHYSGEILLDGQPVTIRSPRDARQLGIHLVQQEVDVALVPGLSVAENIMLDRLAEGGHILRWGEMRRQARVLLSQLGVQTDVRRKVERCSLAEKQQILLARALSHHCRFLILDEPTAPLNQHESARLFAVLRQLQSQGIGVVFISHRIHELMAICDRLTVLRDGERVGSGAMQGLSAEQIIEQMIGHRLGDLYPPRRAPFSTEKLLHVAGLHDEKLLQDINLTLHKGEILGIAGLAGAGKTELCKALFGASRCRVQHARLHGQPWQPSSPHAAVANRMALIPEERRKEGVFIAESVMMNLSVSADNRFSRWGLFGHRLAWRWAEEVIARLGIRTTGPRQTLRSLSGGNQQKVAIGKWLCNDADIWIFDEPTKGVDIKAKTDLFALIDGLAREGKGIIYASGEFAELTGLCDRICVLWDGRIVAEIAADAADEQTLLHYSTGGTPA
- a CDS encoding sugar ABC transporter substrate-binding protein, which gives rise to MKKFALSLLALSLLTASPAFAAVPAAIANHSGPVRIAVIRNLGSDDNTTQFVAGAVQEGRKLGFKVSTFLSNGDDARFQDFVNQAISQKYDGIILSHGKDPYSTALVKRISDTGIKVSVFDTPVNQPIAGVTVTAQDDASLAQLSLNQLVKDSNGKANIVKLWVAGFPAMERRQVVYEQMLKANPGIHQLESIGAVSSDVQGDTANKIGAILAKYPKGSINAIWGSWDAFAQGAYKALQENGRTEIKLYSIDVSNQDLQLMHERNSPWKQTAAVDSKLIGATNMRLVANKIGGEATPASFQFKAAAISQVDLAAQSGAVSVATLSKIIPGWGASDDFVAPWFADLEAQYAKK
- a CDS encoding aspartate aminotransferase family protein; its protein translation is MATRSTIMDTNSFRAEHADGLSADVRKLTDKRSQVLGESYRLFYRKPVHLVRGKGQYLWDAAGDKYLDVYNNVASIGHCHPAVIDAVYQQMNQLNTHTRYLHEAILDYSEQLLATAPAAIDRAMYMCTGSEANDLAIRVARAYSGGSGIIVTQESYHGTSDLTSGVSPALGSGQPLAATTRLVPPPDRYRVDAADLGAWFADRIQQQIDDMAAHGIKFAGFLADSIFSSDGVLPGPKGFLQQAIDVVHRNGGIFIADEVQPGFARTGEAFWGFARHHVVPDIITTGKPMGNGIPVSGLLAKSDVLAAFSDDIPYFNTFGGNPVAMAAAQAVLKVIKEEELQEHSRVVGAKLLNELAMLKEKYECVGDVRGSGLFIGFELVKDKAGKTPDKQLALDVTEMLREDRVLTSVAGPYGNVLKLRPPLAFQQSDIDWLVGALDKSLAALSR
- the sodA gene encoding superoxide dismutase [Mn], which produces MSYTLPSLPYAYDALEPHFDKQTMEIHHTKHHQAYVNNANAALEGTEFANLPVEELIAKLDQLPADKKGPLRNNAGGHANHSFFWKGLKTGTSLGGDLKAAIERDFGSVDAFKAEFEKAATTRFGSGWAWLVKKGDKLAVVSTANQDSPLMGEAISGASGTPIIGLDVWEHAYYLKYQNKRPDYIKAFWDVVNWDRAAENFAAAK